One window of the Tachyglossus aculeatus isolate mTacAcu1 chromosome 12 unlocalized genomic scaffold, mTacAcu1.pri SUPER_6_unloc_4, whole genome shotgun sequence genome contains the following:
- the LOC119921671 gene encoding olfactory receptor 14A16-like — translation MVNHTELREFLLLGFSEIRELQLFQAALFLLVYLAALTGNLLIITATALDRRLHTPMYFFLRNLSVLDLCYISVTVPKSIHNSLTECRSISFLDCVTQVLSVVLFAASEVFLLTAMSYDRYAAICLPLSYEVVMNTVACVKMVAISWLTGGLVAVMFSAGTFSLSFCGSNIVQQFFCDVPSLLKISCSKDHVAVDVSITTGVVLGVASFILIIFSYVRIFQAVLRMPAAESRAKAFSTCLPHLAVITVFISAALFAYLKPPTDSPSIVDLLVSVFYSVVPPALNPLIYSLRNRDMKAAMGRILKGSLARPLLWNKMSPSLCKSFHPTT, via the coding sequence atggtcAACCACACGGAgctgagggaattcctgctcctgggattctcggagatccgggagctgcagctgttccaggccgcgctgttcctcctggtctacctggcggctctgacggggaatctcctcatcatcaccgccaccgccctcgaccggcgcctccacacccccatgtacttcttcctcaggaacctgtccgtcctcgacctctgctacatctccgtcaccgtccccaaatccatccacaactccctgacagaatgtagatccatttccttcctagactgtgtcACCCAGGTcctctcggtggtcctgtttgccgcctcagaggtgttcctcctcacggcgatgtcctatgaccgctatgccgccatctgcctccccctgagctacgaggtcgtcatgaacacagTGGCCTGTGTGAAGATGGTGGCCATTTCGTGGCTCACTGGGGGCCTGGTTGCAGTTATGTTTTCAGCTGgcacgttctccctgtccttctgtgggtccaatatcgtccaacagtttttctgtgacgtcccctccctgctgaagatctcgtGCTCCAAGGACCACGTGGCCGTCGACGTGAGCATCACCACTGGGGTAGTGTTAGGCGTGGccagcttcattctcatcatcttctCGTACGTACGCATCTTCCAGGCtgtactgaggatgccggccgccgagagccgagccaaagccttctccacctgcctgccccaccttgccgTCATCACTGTTTTCATCTCGGCGGCGCtatttgcctacctcaagccaccCACGGACTCCCCCTCCatcgtggatctgctggtgtccgtgttctactctgtggtgccccccgccctgaaccccctcatctacagcctgaggaaccgggacatgaaggccgccatgggtaGGATCCTAAAAGGATCACTCGCCCGGCCTCTGCTCTggaacaaaatgtctccttccttgtgcaaatcctTTCACCCCACCACTtga